One region of Halodesulfovibrio sp. MK-HDV genomic DNA includes:
- the tssH gene encoding type VI secretion system ATPase TssH — translation MIQVDMKALLGKLNTFCTQTLHGAAGYCVSRTHYEVTLEHVFTKCLEDTNSDLPFILRKFEIDPSPVLLALNDILEELKTGNGGRPVFSPLLIDLLETAWLIASVDFGESRIRSGHILLAFLSKPSFFASGLYTSQLETINVRSLREEFYQIVAESSETSMTTTSNTAQTSPRSGEESCLERFCQDFTAKAREGGIDPVFGRDAEMRQMVDILARRRKNNPILVGEPGVGKTAVVEGLALRIAEGDVPEVLQDVTLLSLDMGLLEAGAGMKGEFESRLKGVVDEIKASTKHIILFIDEAHTLVGAGGQAGGSDAANLLKPALARGELRTCAATTWNEYKKYFEKDPALARRFQPVTLEEPSVETSALILRGLRDNYEKSHDVIIQDDAIQLAAQFSDRYITGRFLPDKAIDLLDTSCARVKVNLSAKPATLEDLERSIQALEREKHALTRDCDNGVTIDDKRLTEINDSITHKTDEAEALLARWKKEKEAAHAVLNVRTRIKEAKEANTDLEVLQNELNAAIKKLEEARSDEPLVQLEVNPDVVAKVVADWTGIPVGKVARDQAALMKDLETKLKDRIMGQNDALHGIAQVIKAAKAGIKNPDQPLGVFLLAGPSGVGKTETALTVADLLFGDERNVVTINMSEFQEKHTVSRLIGSPPGYVGYGEGGMLTEAVRQRPYSVVLLDEVEKAHLDVMNTFYQVFDKGILTDGEGKEINFRNTIIMLTSNLASDVLQEMTQNGAPIPADTLMQAVRPILSDHFKPALLARMTVLPYRSLNPESMKQIVTLKLNKLAKTLRTSNKIELSYSDATIDQIVSRCTEVETGARNIEQILNGSVLPRMAEEILSHMAADGMPASVSLDVDADGAFTMQFEKE, via the coding sequence ATGATTCAAGTCGATATGAAAGCCCTGTTGGGAAAACTAAATACCTTTTGCACTCAAACTCTTCATGGAGCAGCTGGCTACTGTGTTTCCCGCACTCATTACGAAGTAACGCTGGAACATGTGTTTACTAAGTGCCTTGAAGATACCAACAGCGATCTGCCGTTTATTTTACGCAAATTTGAAATAGACCCGAGCCCAGTCCTGCTTGCTCTAAACGACATTCTCGAAGAATTAAAAACAGGCAACGGGGGCAGACCAGTATTCTCTCCTTTGCTTATAGATTTACTCGAAACAGCATGGCTCATCGCTTCTGTGGACTTCGGGGAATCACGCATTCGCTCCGGCCATATCCTATTAGCATTTCTTTCTAAACCAAGTTTCTTTGCCTCCGGCTTGTACACAAGCCAATTGGAAACAATAAACGTACGTTCACTTCGCGAAGAATTTTACCAAATAGTTGCTGAGTCCTCCGAAACCTCAATGACGACAACCTCAAATACAGCTCAGACATCCCCTCGCTCCGGCGAAGAAAGCTGTCTTGAACGCTTCTGTCAGGACTTTACGGCAAAAGCACGAGAAGGGGGCATCGACCCTGTTTTTGGACGCGACGCTGAAATGCGCCAGATGGTAGATATTCTGGCTCGCCGTAGGAAAAACAACCCGATTCTTGTGGGTGAGCCTGGTGTGGGCAAAACTGCTGTAGTTGAAGGGCTAGCACTGCGCATTGCCGAAGGCGATGTTCCCGAAGTGCTACAAGATGTCACACTGCTTAGCCTCGACATGGGATTACTTGAAGCTGGCGCAGGAATGAAGGGAGAATTTGAGAGCCGCCTTAAAGGTGTGGTGGACGAAATAAAAGCGAGCACAAAACACATCATTTTATTCATCGATGAGGCTCACACATTGGTAGGAGCTGGCGGTCAAGCTGGTGGCTCCGATGCGGCAAACCTTTTAAAGCCTGCACTTGCTCGCGGAGAGTTGCGCACCTGCGCCGCGACCACTTGGAATGAATACAAAAAATATTTTGAAAAAGACCCAGCGCTAGCTCGGCGTTTTCAGCCCGTCACATTAGAAGAACCATCCGTTGAAACCTCTGCCCTTATTCTCCGTGGGCTGCGTGACAACTATGAAAAATCTCACGATGTAATCATTCAAGATGATGCAATACAGTTAGCAGCTCAATTTTCAGACCGCTACATTACAGGACGTTTTTTACCAGACAAAGCCATCGATTTGCTTGATACCAGTTGCGCACGCGTAAAAGTTAACCTTTCTGCAAAGCCTGCAACACTGGAAGATTTAGAACGATCAATTCAAGCTCTTGAACGTGAAAAGCATGCTTTAACAAGAGACTGCGACAATGGGGTGACTATTGATGACAAACGATTAACAGAAATCAATGACAGCATCACCCACAAAACAGACGAAGCCGAAGCCTTGCTTGCACGTTGGAAAAAAGAAAAAGAGGCTGCACATGCAGTTCTCAACGTGCGCACCCGTATTAAGGAAGCTAAGGAAGCAAATACCGATCTTGAAGTTCTCCAAAATGAATTAAACGCCGCCATAAAAAAACTCGAAGAAGCACGCTCCGATGAGCCTCTAGTTCAGCTGGAGGTTAATCCTGATGTCGTTGCAAAGGTTGTAGCAGATTGGACCGGCATTCCCGTAGGTAAAGTAGCACGAGATCAAGCAGCATTAATGAAGGATCTCGAAACCAAGCTCAAAGACCGCATTATGGGGCAAAATGATGCACTTCACGGGATTGCTCAGGTCATAAAAGCTGCCAAAGCTGGAATCAAAAATCCCGATCAACCTCTCGGAGTATTTTTGTTGGCTGGCCCCTCGGGGGTTGGTAAAACGGAAACGGCTCTCACAGTTGCTGACCTTTTATTTGGCGATGAACGTAATGTTGTGACTATCAACATGAGTGAATTTCAAGAGAAGCATACTGTTAGCAGACTCATTGGATCACCTCCCGGATATGTAGGCTACGGTGAAGGTGGAATGCTTACAGAAGCAGTTCGCCAGCGCCCTTACTCCGTTGTCCTTCTGGATGAAGTTGAAAAAGCACACCTTGATGTAATGAACACATTCTACCAAGTGTTTGACAAAGGCATACTCACTGATGGCGAGGGAAAAGAAATCAACTTCCGCAACACCATCATCATGCTTACATCAAACCTTGCTTCAGACGTGTTACAGGAGATGACGCAGAACGGCGCTCCTATTCCAGCTGACACGCTAATGCAAGCTGTGCGCCCTATTCTTTCCGATCACTTTAAACCAGCCCTGCTTGCCCGCATGACAGTACTCCCATACCGTTCGCTTAATCCCGAAAGTATGAAACAGATTGTTACGCTCAAACTAAACAAACTCGCAAAGACACTTCGCACCTCAAATAAAATAGAACTCAGCTACAGTGATGCCACTATAGATCAAATAGTTAGCCGATGCACTGAAGTGGAAACCGGTGCGCGCAATATTGAACAGATCCTCAACGGCAGTGTGCTTCCGCGTATGGCTGAAGAGATACTCTCACACATGGCAGCCGACGGCATGCCTGCGTCTGTATCACTTGATGTCGACGCTGACGGCGCTTTCACCATGCAGTTTGAGAAGGAATAA
- the tssG gene encoding type VI secretion system baseplate subunit TssG — MASKTGQPPSGLAKELLESPSRFSFVQAIRLLRLMTGEEESRVNEKFFWNKVRIRPELTLGFPATDITELEEVRDDNDQVRYNLEATFLGLYGTSSPLPTFYTEELLDDVSEGHNAVRDYLDIFNHTFFVQYYKAWGKYRLMFQTIEKNDAETIERLYCLLGLADPQLREGIRDSWKLLRYIGLFTQYPRSSFGLCALLSDMFEVDKVDVDECVLRMVPIPEDQRCRLHMQGDVLGENAILGSHIPDRSGKARILFGPMTADTFHKLLPQAFPKQEVERLVRLYLMTPLELDVELTVKAEEVQPARFGLGQWCQLGCDTWIYSEDSMPSTAHVTMAYNE; from the coding sequence ATGGCCAGCAAGACTGGGCAACCGCCCTCTGGTTTAGCCAAGGAACTTCTCGAGTCTCCTTCAAGATTCTCCTTTGTACAGGCGATCCGTCTCTTACGCCTTATGACCGGCGAAGAAGAATCTCGTGTAAACGAAAAATTCTTCTGGAACAAAGTCCGCATACGTCCAGAACTTACACTGGGCTTTCCTGCAACAGACATTACTGAGCTTGAAGAAGTACGCGATGACAATGATCAAGTTCGCTATAATCTTGAAGCTACATTTCTTGGGCTGTACGGCACATCTTCACCACTCCCTACATTCTATACAGAAGAGCTGCTTGATGACGTATCAGAAGGACACAACGCAGTACGGGACTATCTGGACATATTTAACCATACTTTTTTTGTTCAGTACTACAAAGCATGGGGAAAATACCGCCTCATGTTTCAGACCATTGAAAAAAATGATGCTGAAACAATAGAACGACTTTACTGCCTGCTGGGACTCGCAGATCCACAACTTCGGGAAGGTATACGAGATAGCTGGAAACTGCTGCGCTACATTGGTCTTTTCACCCAATATCCTCGCTCGTCCTTTGGTCTGTGCGCCCTTCTTTCAGATATGTTCGAAGTAGATAAAGTCGATGTAGATGAATGTGTTCTACGTATGGTGCCTATCCCTGAAGACCAACGTTGTCGTTTACACATGCAAGGCGATGTACTGGGAGAAAATGCTATTCTAGGCTCCCATATCCCTGATCGTTCCGGTAAAGCACGCATTCTCTTTGGTCCAATGACGGCAGACACTTTTCATAAGCTCCTTCCACAAGCCTTCCCGAAACAAGAAGTTGAACGACTTGTTCGGCTTTACCTTATGACTCCACTGGAACTTGATGTGGAACTCACAGTTAAGGCAGAAGAAGTGCAACCAGCCCGCTTCGGACTTGGCCAATGGTGCCAACTCGGCTGCGACACATGGATATATTCAGAAGACAGTATGCCAAGCACAGCCCATGTCACCATGGCTTATAACGAATAG
- the tssF gene encoding type VI secretion system baseplate subunit TssF, protein MINKYFQRELSHLRDLAAEFSKAHPALAPMLAAQSTDPDVERMLEGTAFLSGLVNEKLDDDFPQIVHSLTQLIFPHYLRPIPSTTVIQFTPKKSLLETSKVARGTELASREIEGTNCIFTTCYDVELHPLRISDVQLEHQREGTATLRIKLELTGAMLENWNPDHLRFHLAGSYEEALSRYYMLFHKVTQISLQADGEEPKYLRPSSLGTVGFDQDEALLPYPTRSFPGYRYLQEYFIQSRKFLFFDLCDLGSWKNKQGRNFEIALTIDTKNFEPPQCTLKDFRLFATPAINIFKHSATPIMLDHKRPEYKITPFGGNPTHYQVYSVDRVRGVEQGTAQTREYQRFEMFNPQTDATPVYTVNSTRSAIGDETVQSLSVAYPINEGLPKKEVISLDIHCTNASLASALQAGDICMGTDTSPELSTFENISQPTAPVQPPLEKNVLWRLLSHLYTNFLSIADADKLRSLIKIYIFTDTKDQNKVVANTKRVESIQSVTVTSGDRLVKGHLVRGQMIEIVLDREGFADNGDMYLFGCVLDRFIAGYAAVNCFTRLTVIDSLYKEKYTWPARLGNRPLV, encoded by the coding sequence ATGATAAACAAATATTTCCAAAGAGAACTATCTCATTTAAGAGACCTTGCCGCAGAATTCTCTAAAGCGCATCCAGCACTGGCGCCCATGCTAGCTGCCCAATCTACCGATCCTGATGTAGAACGAATGCTGGAAGGCACAGCCTTTCTTTCCGGTCTGGTAAACGAAAAATTAGATGATGATTTTCCGCAAATAGTTCATAGCCTCACACAGCTTATTTTTCCGCACTATCTTCGTCCTATTCCCTCCACGACAGTAATTCAATTTACCCCAAAGAAATCACTTTTGGAGACAAGCAAAGTCGCAAGAGGCACCGAACTCGCATCCAGAGAAATAGAAGGCACAAACTGCATATTTACAACCTGCTACGATGTAGAGCTTCATCCTCTTCGCATTAGCGATGTACAGCTAGAACATCAGCGAGAAGGAACAGCTACTCTACGCATAAAGTTAGAACTTACAGGAGCCATGCTTGAAAACTGGAACCCCGACCATCTCCGTTTTCACTTGGCAGGTTCTTACGAAGAAGCGCTTTCACGCTACTACATGCTCTTCCACAAGGTTACCCAAATAAGCCTGCAAGCCGATGGTGAAGAACCTAAATATCTTCGTCCTTCTTCTCTGGGAACTGTAGGCTTCGATCAAGATGAAGCGTTGCTTCCTTATCCCACACGCTCCTTTCCAGGGTACAGATACCTGCAAGAATACTTTATTCAGTCACGGAAATTCCTTTTTTTCGACCTATGCGATCTTGGTAGTTGGAAAAACAAGCAGGGACGAAATTTTGAAATTGCATTGACCATCGATACTAAAAATTTTGAACCACCACAGTGTACTCTCAAAGATTTTCGTTTATTTGCTACCCCTGCCATCAATATTTTTAAGCATTCAGCAACCCCCATCATGCTCGATCATAAAAGACCCGAGTATAAAATCACTCCTTTTGGTGGGAACCCGACACATTACCAAGTGTACTCAGTAGATCGGGTGCGCGGGGTCGAACAAGGCACAGCCCAAACCAGAGAATACCAACGTTTTGAAATGTTCAATCCACAAACGGATGCTACACCGGTATATACCGTAAACAGCACCCGCTCTGCGATTGGAGACGAAACGGTTCAAAGCCTTTCTGTTGCCTACCCAATAAACGAAGGACTACCTAAAAAAGAAGTTATTTCTCTCGATATTCATTGCACAAATGCAAGCCTTGCCTCAGCACTACAAGCTGGTGATATCTGCATGGGCACAGATACCTCACCTGAACTAAGTACATTCGAAAATATTTCTCAGCCAACCGCACCAGTACAGCCTCCTCTCGAAAAGAACGTACTCTGGCGCTTGCTGTCACATTTATACACAAATTTCCTTTCCATAGCCGATGCGGACAAGCTGCGCTCGCTTATCAAAATTTATATTTTTACCGACACAAAAGATCAAAACAAGGTTGTCGCCAACACTAAACGTGTTGAGTCCATCCAATCGGTAACCGTTACTTCCGGAGACAGACTCGTCAAAGGGCACCTTGTGCGCGGGCAGATGATTGAAATTGTACTCGATAGAGAAGGCTTTGCTGACAATGGTGACATGTACCTGTTCGGCTGCGTATTGGACCGTTTTATTGCGGGATACGCTGCTGTGAACTGTTTTACCCGTCTGACCGTTATAGATAGCCTCTATAAGGAGAAATACACATGGCCAGCAAGACTGGGCAACCGCCCTCTGGTTTAG
- the tssE gene encoding type VI secretion system baseplate subunit TssE, which yields MGVQRLLERIRYIEAHPDERGQPALHMVLQSVLDHLGKVLNTRQGSSLLADDYGLPDFTNMTNSSVSESAAWLERSIRNVALKYEPRLEDLSVEYIQKDTPQVALEFKISGKIKLNDDKTEVVFETILEPDGRIRVME from the coding sequence ATGGGCGTTCAACGATTACTGGAACGAATTCGCTATATCGAAGCACATCCTGATGAACGCGGGCAACCCGCATTGCATATGGTGTTGCAATCAGTGCTCGATCATCTGGGAAAAGTATTAAACACACGCCAAGGTAGCAGCTTGCTGGCTGACGACTATGGCTTGCCAGATTTCACCAATATGACCAATAGCTCTGTCAGCGAATCTGCTGCATGGTTAGAGCGCTCCATCCGAAATGTGGCGTTAAAATATGAGCCACGTCTTGAAGATCTTTCTGTTGAATACATACAGAAAGACACCCCGCAAGTTGCCTTAGAATTTAAAATATCCGGAAAAATCAAACTCAATGACGACAAAACTGAAGTCGTTTTTGAAACCATTCTCGAACCAGACGGAAGAATCCGCGTAATGGAATAG
- a CDS encoding Hcp family type VI secretion system effector gives MALTAYMKVTGKSQGEIKGDCTQAGDKKDRILLYGMDHSVEIPKDTHTGLPTGQRIHKPFTVTKHKDKASPKLFQACCKGEQLTAEIDFYHISPSGEEQKYYTIKMEEAIIVDMRENTPLTFLTENKPYHDMEEVSFTYSKITWTYADGNIEFTDSWKGA, from the coding sequence ATGGCATTAACTGCGTACATGAAGGTTACCGGCAAATCTCAAGGTGAAATAAAAGGCGACTGCACACAGGCAGGCGATAAAAAAGACCGTATTTTACTCTATGGCATGGATCATTCCGTAGAAATCCCTAAGGATACCCACACGGGTCTCCCTACAGGGCAGCGTATTCATAAACCCTTCACAGTTACCAAGCATAAAGACAAAGCATCGCCTAAATTATTTCAGGCATGCTGTAAGGGTGAACAGTTAACTGCTGAAATAGACTTTTACCACATTAGCCCAAGTGGCGAAGAGCAAAAGTACTATACGATAAAAATGGAAGAAGCCATCATTGTTGATATGCGGGAGAACACCCCACTCACTTTTCTTACCGAAAACAAGCCCTATCACGATATGGAAGAGGTAAGTTTTACCTATTCAAAAATCACATGGACCTACGCAGACGGTAACATTGAGTTTACCGACTCTTGGAAAGGCGCTTAG
- the tssC gene encoding type VI secretion system contractile sheath large subunit, with translation MANEILQEQAASTAQVQVESDLLDDIVEATKLSPTDGAFSITKSGVQALLEELIKPERAGAKVSGALVDDMIGQLDSKLSEQVDAILHHNKFRELESSWRSMAFLVDHTDFRENVRIEMVNVSKADLLDDFEDAPEVPKSGLYKHVYTAEYGQFGGQPIGAMVANYDFGPGPQDVKLLQYAGSVAAMAHAPFIAAAGPQFFGVEKWKELPNLKDLNSIFEMPQYSKWQSFRESEDSRYVGLTLPKFLLRLPYGPDTEPAKTFSYHEAVSDSDDDFCWGNTAFAFASRLTDSFAQYRWCANVIGPQGGGSVENLPLYQYEAMGAIQAKIPTQVLISERREYELAEQGFIALTMRKGSDNAAFFSANSCQKPKVFANTQEGKEAELNYKLSTQLPYMFVMDRLAHYIKVIQRENIGSWKERGDLERELNTWISQYVTEMDNPAPSVRNRRPLRMAHIEVSDVEGDPGWYRVTLKARPHFKYMGASFTLSLVGKLDKE, from the coding sequence ATGGCTAATGAAATACTTCAAGAACAAGCAGCTTCAACAGCTCAAGTTCAGGTTGAGAGCGACCTTCTCGATGACATCGTAGAAGCAACCAAGCTATCTCCTACGGATGGCGCATTCTCTATTACAAAGTCTGGTGTTCAAGCTCTGCTAGAAGAGCTAATCAAGCCAGAACGTGCAGGTGCCAAAGTTTCTGGAGCATTGGTAGATGACATGATTGGCCAGCTCGACAGCAAGCTGTCCGAGCAAGTTGACGCTATCTTGCATCATAATAAATTTCGTGAATTGGAATCGTCATGGCGTTCCATGGCATTTCTTGTTGATCACACTGATTTTCGCGAAAACGTTCGCATCGAAATGGTCAATGTAAGCAAAGCAGATTTGCTGGACGATTTTGAAGACGCACCGGAAGTTCCAAAATCTGGTTTGTATAAACACGTATACACTGCAGAATATGGTCAATTTGGTGGCCAACCTATTGGCGCAATGGTAGCAAACTACGACTTCGGCCCTGGCCCTCAGGATGTGAAGTTGCTGCAATACGCAGGAAGCGTTGCCGCCATGGCACATGCTCCTTTTATTGCTGCCGCAGGCCCTCAGTTCTTTGGTGTAGAAAAATGGAAAGAGCTTCCTAATCTTAAAGATCTTAATTCCATTTTTGAAATGCCGCAGTACAGCAAATGGCAGTCATTCCGAGAATCGGAAGATTCCCGCTATGTAGGACTCACCCTCCCTAAATTTTTGCTGCGTCTGCCATACGGTCCGGATACAGAACCAGCAAAAACATTCAGTTATCATGAAGCTGTTTCCGATAGTGATGATGACTTCTGCTGGGGCAACACTGCTTTTGCGTTTGCATCACGTCTTACAGACAGTTTTGCCCAGTACCGCTGGTGCGCCAACGTTATTGGCCCTCAGGGTGGTGGTTCTGTTGAAAATCTGCCTCTGTACCAATACGAGGCAATGGGTGCTATTCAGGCAAAAATCCCTACTCAGGTACTTATTTCTGAGCGTCGCGAATACGAACTTGCCGAGCAAGGTTTTATCGCACTGACCATGCGTAAAGGAAGCGATAACGCAGCCTTCTTCTCTGCAAACTCCTGCCAGAAACCAAAAGTCTTTGCCAACACACAAGAAGGCAAAGAAGCCGAGTTAAACTACAAACTTTCTACTCAGCTTCCCTACATGTTCGTTATGGACAGATTGGCGCACTACATAAAAGTGATCCAACGAGAAAATATTGGTTCATGGAAAGAACGCGGCGATCTTGAACGAGAACTGAACACATGGATTAGCCAGTACGTAACTGAAATGGATAATCCTGCTCCTTCTGTACGCAATAGACGTCCACTACGTATGGCTCACATTGAAGTAAGCGATGTTGAAGGCGATCCAGGCTGGTACCGCGTTACCCTTAAGGCACGTCCTCATTTCAAATACATGGGCGCTTCTTTCACCTTGTCACTTGTTGGCAAGCTGGACAAAGAATAA
- the tssB gene encoding type VI secretion system contractile sheath small subunit, with the protein MAKDGSVAPKERVNIVYKPSMGDAKEEVELPLKLLVLGDFTQREDDRMVEDRAPINIDKDNFNDVLKAQNISLDINVPNKLIDGDDEMAVNLKFEKLKDFSPDAITANVPELQKLMNLRDTLKALKGPLANVPEFRKKLQELIADDGARERLLKELGIDS; encoded by the coding sequence ATGGCCAAAGACGGATCAGTGGCTCCAAAAGAACGTGTGAATATTGTTTACAAACCTTCCATGGGCGATGCCAAAGAAGAAGTCGAACTTCCTTTAAAACTTTTGGTACTCGGCGATTTTACCCAGCGTGAAGATGACCGCATGGTAGAAGATCGCGCGCCTATCAATATTGATAAAGATAACTTTAATGATGTGTTAAAAGCGCAAAACATTTCGTTGGATATTAATGTTCCTAACAAGCTCATTGATGGTGATGATGAAATGGCTGTAAATCTCAAGTTTGAAAAGCTCAAAGATTTTTCACCTGACGCTATCACTGCAAACGTTCCTGAACTGCAAAAGCTTATGAATTTACGCGACACCCTTAAGGCTCTGAAAGGCCCGTTGGCGAATGTCCCTGAATTTAGAAAAAAATTACAAGAGCTGATTGCCGACGATGGAGCTCGCGAACGCCTGCTCAAAGAACTGGGCATTGATTCTTAG
- the tssA gene encoding type VI secretion system protein TssA: MDLNKLGKFPISDSSPSGEDVRYDPDFEILQAEIDKLSTVTADSVTNWDVVIAKSALILEKKSKNLLVAAYLGAGLSVTHGIPGIAASTVILHDIIDGFWETLFPPKKRMRGRLNAISWWFERIRNSLEQYNGEPIDQEILNKLQAAITNLDKTLSEKSDDAPILSSLREYVNRLPAKEVPQETPSPPEDATVQTETIQPEQPQPAVVPVAPQPIPVQTVSVPSPPPVPQLSPDSAENVQQLLNFGLEQLSTVADILLQTAPENFKSYQLRRLAAWTSITRTPPAENGRTMIPPPDSQIMQSLSAMFTKGDYAACLKASESRIGESLFWLDLSRLSAQSLDSMGTEYKEAGDTVRNVTAAYVERLPQITTLSFADGTPFADASTKEWLAGLRKSSDTATSNGEEVSIESRFTKALSQGADLIRDNKRNEAITQLKDTLNGAVTPQEQYLFSAAMARLLTGMGRSDLAQANVDAIISTIDNFTLERWDPNLALIGLEAAYMALAAYQEGDTLSTESKRTDIIMRMTRLDPSRTLEVVGG; this comes from the coding sequence TTGGATTTAAATAAGCTCGGAAAATTTCCTATCAGCGATTCTTCCCCTAGTGGGGAGGACGTTCGCTACGATCCTGACTTTGAAATACTCCAAGCAGAAATCGATAAGCTATCAACAGTGACAGCGGACTCCGTGACGAATTGGGATGTGGTTATTGCCAAAAGTGCACTCATTCTTGAAAAAAAGAGTAAAAACCTCTTGGTTGCCGCTTACTTGGGTGCTGGTTTATCTGTAACACACGGCATCCCGGGCATCGCCGCAAGTACAGTCATTCTTCACGATATTATTGATGGCTTCTGGGAAACTCTTTTCCCACCCAAAAAACGAATGCGTGGTCGCCTTAATGCTATTTCATGGTGGTTTGAGCGCATCCGTAACTCTTTAGAACAATACAATGGCGAGCCCATCGACCAAGAAATACTAAACAAACTTCAGGCCGCCATTACTAATTTAGATAAGACACTTTCAGAAAAATCTGATGATGCCCCAATCCTCTCATCACTGCGGGAATACGTAAACAGACTACCCGCTAAAGAGGTTCCACAAGAAACTCCGTCACCCCCCGAAGATGCGACAGTACAAACAGAGACCATACAGCCGGAGCAGCCACAGCCCGCCGTTGTTCCTGTTGCCCCTCAACCTATTCCGGTGCAGACGGTTAGCGTTCCTTCGCCTCCACCTGTGCCTCAGCTGAGTCCAGATTCCGCTGAGAATGTACAACAGCTGTTAAATTTTGGTCTTGAACAGCTCAGTACCGTAGCAGATATTCTGCTGCAAACTGCTCCTGAAAATTTCAAAAGCTACCAACTACGTCGACTCGCGGCATGGACTTCAATAACCCGTACTCCTCCAGCAGAGAACGGACGTACTATGATTCCGCCGCCGGATTCACAAATCATGCAATCGCTTTCGGCCATGTTTACCAAAGGTGACTATGCAGCCTGCCTCAAAGCGAGTGAATCACGCATTGGAGAATCTCTTTTTTGGTTGGATTTAAGTCGTCTGTCCGCACAATCTCTTGATTCCATGGGGACAGAATACAAAGAAGCAGGGGACACTGTGCGCAATGTCACAGCAGCCTATGTTGAAAGGCTGCCACAAATCACCACGCTCTCTTTTGCTGATGGAACTCCCTTTGCCGATGCATCCACAAAAGAATGGCTGGCTGGTCTACGGAAAAGCTCTGATACGGCAACTAGTAACGGTGAGGAAGTCAGCATCGAGTCACGCTTTACAAAGGCTTTGTCGCAGGGGGCAGACCTTATTCGCGACAATAAGCGCAATGAAGCCATTACCCAGCTTAAAGACACATTAAACGGCGCAGTGACTCCACAAGAACAATATCTATTTTCTGCAGCTATGGCTCGCTTACTTACCGGCATGGGGCGTAGTGACTTAGCACAAGCAAATGTAGACGCAATAATCAGTACAATAGACAACTTTACGTTAGAACGATGGGACCCCAACTTAGCTCTCATTGGATTAGAAGCTGCCTATATGGCGCTGGCTGCCTATCAAGAAGGCGACACTCTCTCAACAGAATCTAAGCGTACCGATATAATCATGCGCATGACCAGACTTGATCCTTCCCGCACACTTGAAGTCGTGGGTGGATAA
- a CDS encoding DUF4150 domain-containing protein: protein MYALTMAGGTMLATPDVCITPVPTPAGPVPTPIPYPNIGTSEMANPLTTAFLVLTGFMPTFNIGTQVLMTSGDEPGSLGGAISHTIKGPANFIVGSETTKIGGKPAVKLTSWTMQNMNNAPGIVVSPSQTSVMILS, encoded by the coding sequence ATGTACGCACTAACTATGGCGGGCGGAACAATGCTTGCCACTCCAGACGTCTGTATAACACCCGTCCCTACTCCAGCAGGACCTGTCCCCACTCCAATTCCCTACCCGAACATAGGGACTAGTGAAATGGCCAACCCGCTAACCACAGCATTCTTAGTACTTACTGGCTTCATGCCCACATTTAATATAGGCACACAGGTACTTATGACCTCTGGTGACGAACCGGGCTCACTAGGCGGTGCAATAAGCCACACAATTAAAGGACCAGCAAACTTTATTGTTGGAAGTGAAACTACAAAAATTGGGGGAAAACCAGCCGTCAAACTGACCAGTTGGACAATGCAAAACATGAACAACGCTCCGGGCATTGTCGTTTCTCCATCGCAGACATCTGTCATGATTTTATCATAG